In a genomic window of Arcticibacter tournemirensis:
- a CDS encoding peroxiredoxin family protein — protein sequence MPHQIKRKANHLKIYSFLIALLWSATLFFSCGKSSEGLENGTWRATLKTESGTEIPFNFIVSDTSGRKVIYITNAGERFRVDDISVSNDSVTIKLPLFDSEIKAEFSSSGLNGKWIRHLPGKEVAMEFAAEHGVTSRFLVSGDGSGQNVTGRWSSTFVSSDGKDTTIAVGEFTQDSTKVTGTFLTTTGDYRYLEGALSGDKLFLSTFDGSHAFLFTGRVKGNTIIDGKFYAGLSSVDNWTAKKDPNAMLPDAYSLTRLKPGYSTIDFNFPDLNGNNVSLSSSRFKNKVVIVQFLGSWCPNCMDESGYLAPFYKKNKSKGVEVVGLAYERTTDTERSKKSLQQLRDRLDITYPILLTGYTNKEALKSMPALNEFKAFPTTIVIDKRGKVRSIHTGFSGPGTGKHYTDFVMEFEKQINDLLRES from the coding sequence ATGCCTCATCAAATAAAACGTAAAGCAAATCATTTAAAAATCTACTCTTTTCTAATTGCTCTTTTGTGGTCGGCAACGCTTTTTTTCAGTTGCGGTAAATCATCAGAAGGTTTGGAAAATGGCACCTGGAGAGCTACCCTGAAGACTGAATCGGGAACCGAGATTCCTTTTAATTTTATTGTGAGCGATACCAGCGGCCGAAAGGTAATTTATATAACAAATGCCGGCGAGCGGTTCAGGGTAGACGATATCAGTGTAAGCAATGATTCTGTTACGATTAAGCTACCCTTGTTCGACTCAGAAATAAAAGCTGAGTTTAGCTCTTCGGGCCTGAACGGGAAGTGGATCAGGCATCTGCCTGGTAAAGAGGTAGCAATGGAGTTTGCTGCAGAACATGGTGTTACAAGCAGGTTCCTTGTTTCAGGTGACGGATCAGGGCAGAATGTTACCGGAAGATGGTCGTCCACATTTGTAAGTTCCGACGGAAAGGATACCACTATTGCTGTCGGTGAGTTTACTCAGGATTCTACAAAAGTTACAGGCACTTTTTTAACCACTACAGGCGACTACCGCTATCTGGAAGGGGCACTTTCGGGCGATAAGCTTTTCCTGTCTACGTTTGACGGATCACATGCATTCCTGTTCACCGGAAGGGTTAAAGGTAATACGATTATAGACGGGAAGTTCTATGCGGGTCTTTCATCAGTAGATAACTGGACTGCAAAAAAAGACCCTAACGCGATGCTTCCCGATGCTTACTCGCTGACGAGGCTTAAGCCGGGCTATTCAACAATAGATTTTAATTTCCCCGACCTGAATGGCAATAACGTTTCTCTCTCCAGTTCCCGGTTTAAAAACAAGGTAGTTATAGTTCAGTTCCTGGGTTCATGGTGCCCTAATTGCATGGATGAATCCGGATACCTCGCCCCCTTTTATAAAAAGAATAAAAGCAAAGGAGTGGAAGTAGTTGGACTGGCTTATGAAAGAACTACAGATACCGAACGCTCAAAAAAGAGTCTTCAGCAGCTGAGAGACCGGCTTGATATAACCTATCCGATTCTTCTCACCGGGTATACCAACAAAGAAGCTTTGAAAAGTATGCCGGCCCTGAATGAGTTTAAAGCCTTCCCCACCACGATTGTTATCGACAAGAGGGGGAAAGTCAGAAGTATTCACACCGGCTTCAGTGGCCCGGGTACCGGTAAACACTACACTGATTTTGTTATGGAATTCGAAAAACAGATAAACGATTTGCTTCGGGAGTCCTGA
- the rfaE2 gene encoding D-glycero-beta-D-manno-heptose 1-phosphate adenylyltransferase codes for MDKLDVVNSKVRSLDQLLPMVNIWKFQGNKIVFTNGCFDLLHLGHIDYLAKAASMGNKLIIGVNTDQSVSELKGAARPITDQHSRTLILASLFFVDAVVLFGEATPLNLITAIKPDILVKGADYTIDTIVGADVVMQNGGEVKTITYIDGYSTTAIERKIREAK; via the coding sequence ATGGATAAATTAGATGTTGTGAATAGCAAGGTAAGAAGTCTTGATCAGCTTCTGCCCATGGTGAACATCTGGAAGTTTCAGGGTAACAAGATTGTTTTTACAAATGGTTGTTTCGATCTGCTGCATCTGGGCCATATAGATTATCTTGCGAAAGCAGCCAGCATGGGAAATAAACTCATTATTGGCGTAAATACGGATCAGTCCGTATCCGAGTTGAAAGGGGCGGCACGGCCTATTACCGATCAGCATTCCAGAACTTTAATCCTTGCCTCACTTTTCTTTGTAGATGCAGTAGTATTGTTCGGAGAAGCTACTCCTCTGAATCTGATAACGGCCATTAAGCCAGACATCCTGGTAAAGGGTGCTGACTATACCATCGACACGATTGTAGGCGCTGATGTGGTAATGCAAAACGGCGGAGAAGTAAAAACTATTACATATATAGACGGTTATTCTACTACAGCGATCGAACGAAAAATACGCGAAGCAAAGTAA
- the panD gene encoding aspartate 1-decarboxylase, with product MIIQVLKSKIHRVKVTQAELNYVGSITIDEDLIDAANIIPNEKVQVVNNNNGARFETYVIKGERGSGIVCLNGSCARLAQVGDIVIIMSYGSLPMDEARKYQPILVFPDDNNHLIR from the coding sequence ATGATTATTCAGGTTTTGAAGTCGAAGATACATCGGGTGAAGGTAACGCAGGCTGAATTGAATTATGTGGGAAGTATCACTATAGACGAAGACTTAATAGACGCCGCGAACATCATTCCCAATGAAAAAGTTCAGGTTGTAAACAACAATAACGGAGCCCGTTTTGAAACATACGTGATTAAAGGCGAAAGAGGCTCAGGCATAGTTTGCCTTAATGGTTCATGTGCGAGGCTGGCGCAGGTTGGCGATATCGTGATCATTATGTCTTATGGTTCCCTTCCAATGGACGAAGCAAGGAAGTATCAGCCAATTCTCGTTTTTCCAGATGATAACAATCATCTGATCAGGTAG
- the panC gene encoding pantoate--beta-alanine ligase — translation MKIFTSKSALSKFLNELREQKKSIGFVPTMGALHEGHLSLIDIARRQSDVIVCSIFVNPTQFNDPADLEKYPRPVDADIEKLRGADVDILFLPSVEEMYEPGESWHLDLGYLENVLEGKIRPGHYQGVTQVVKKFFDIVKPDVAFFGQKDFQQVLILRSMVKMLNIPVKLVMCPIKREEDGLALSSRNIHLSSSERHNALALSASLNSAKDHFSVKSLDELKSDAIAFLSASEGVELDYFEIYDAETLQPATSKDVGSIVALVAAKVGETRLIDNILLK, via the coding sequence TTGAAAATATTTACATCAAAGTCAGCATTGTCAAAATTCCTTAATGAGTTGAGGGAGCAGAAAAAAAGTATAGGTTTCGTTCCAACTATGGGAGCCTTACACGAGGGGCATTTATCATTAATAGATATTGCACGACGACAGTCTGATGTAATTGTTTGCAGCATTTTTGTAAACCCTACCCAGTTTAATGATCCTGCCGATCTTGAGAAGTACCCTAGACCTGTAGACGCAGATATTGAAAAGCTAAGAGGTGCCGATGTAGATATTTTATTTCTGCCTTCAGTCGAAGAGATGTACGAACCCGGAGAAAGCTGGCATCTCGATCTGGGATATCTGGAAAATGTACTTGAGGGAAAAATCAGGCCCGGCCACTATCAGGGAGTAACGCAGGTTGTGAAGAAGTTTTTTGACATTGTAAAACCAGATGTCGCGTTTTTTGGTCAGAAAGATTTTCAGCAGGTTCTGATTCTCCGGAGCATGGTTAAAATGCTGAACATCCCGGTTAAACTAGTGATGTGTCCGATAAAACGGGAAGAGGATGGCCTGGCACTCAGTTCGCGCAATATCCACCTTTCCTCCAGCGAAAGGCATAATGCCCTCGCTCTGTCGGCATCGCTGAATAGTGCAAAGGATCACTTTAGTGTGAAGAGCCTTGATGAACTTAAATCAGATGCTATCGCGTTTTTATCAGCAAGCGAAGGAGTGGAACTCGACTACTTTGAAATTTACGACGCAGAAACCCTGCAACCCGCAACATCGAAAGATGTGGGCAGTATCGTTGCTCTTGTAGCCGCAAAAGTAGGTGAAACCCGTCTTATTGACAACATCTTGCTGAAGTAG
- a CDS encoding glycogen/starch synthase: MAKTKLLFITHEMSPFLELTKISEITRQLPQAMQDKGFEIRILMPRFGNINERRNRLHEVIRLSGMNIIIDDNDNPLIIKVASIPSARMQVYFLDNEEYFQRKQVFRDNSNKFFEDNDERTIFFCKGALETVKKLGWSPDVVHCHGWMTALVPVYLKTTYKDDPTFKNAKVVYSVYNNCFTEKFDSDFSRKAIMNGMSAKHTDMFKDGDCDSLHIGAIAYSDAVVYGGPEISEEVVSFVKNSEKPVLEYENTLDYENYYGLYEEIANEDLVSLA, translated from the coding sequence ATGGCAAAAACGAAGTTACTGTTTATTACCCACGAGATGTCGCCTTTCCTCGAGTTAACAAAAATTTCTGAAATTACCAGGCAACTGCCCCAGGCAATGCAGGACAAAGGATTCGAAATCCGGATTCTGATGCCGCGTTTCGGCAACATTAATGAGCGCCGCAACCGCCTTCACGAGGTCATCCGCCTTTCAGGAATGAATATCATCATAGATGATAATGATAACCCGCTGATTATTAAAGTCGCATCAATACCTTCAGCTCGTATGCAGGTATATTTTCTTGACAATGAAGAATATTTTCAGCGAAAGCAGGTTTTCAGAGACAACTCAAACAAGTTTTTTGAAGACAATGATGAGCGCACAATTTTCTTCTGCAAAGGGGCACTTGAAACTGTTAAGAAGTTAGGCTGGTCGCCCGATGTAGTTCATTGTCACGGCTGGATGACAGCCCTGGTACCTGTCTATTTAAAAACCACTTATAAGGACGACCCGACTTTTAAAAACGCGAAGGTTGTTTATTCGGTTTACAATAACTGCTTTACAGAAAAGTTCGACAGCGACTTTTCAAGGAAAGCAATTATGAATGGCATGAGTGCAAAGCATACAGACATGTTTAAAGACGGTGACTGTGATTCTTTGCACATCGGCGCTATTGCTTATTCCGACGCCGTAGTTTACGGAGGTCCGGAAATCAGTGAAGAGGTAGTAAGTTTTGTAAAGAATAGTGAAAAGCCGGTTCTGGAATATGAGAACACGCTTGACTATGAAAACTATTATGGCCTTTACGAAGAAATAGCGAACGAGGATCTTGTTTCGCTTGCCTAA
- a CDS encoding IS1182 family transposase, which translates to MAVKQPVFKPYNQAQILVLPPTLEELIPLWHPVRVVNEVINKLNIEPLLKAYHIRGSSSYHPQMLLKVVVYGYVTNLYSSRKLAAACKESIYFMWLSSMSYPDHNTINRFRGVRLKHALRSVFEEVVKLLSEEGLLSIEEINTDGTKIEANANKYTFVWKKSIQTNKEKMKKQLTEIWQYAQQVASEEDKMPEPPDFTEINSEKVKAAVDQLNEKLAAKDNADKKVKAKLKYITKHYPQNIEKYEHQEEILGQRNSFSKTDTDATFMRMKEDHMKNGQLKPAYNVQISTSNQFIVNYTIHSNTTDTNTLNAHLTQHEASFGKAPEKLTADAGYGSEENYTLLEQKQTIAFVKYGMFDKEQNENYNNKQPFAASKLFYNQEKDCYICPMGRQMNFIGTSRKRTSTGFEQTVKRYQAGNCANCPLNGACHKSSANRIIEVNVNLNRLKQKAHELLNSEEGLQRRKKRCFDVEPTFGNIKQNHGFKRFMLRGKEKVEIEWGLIAIAQNLRKKAG; encoded by the coding sequence ATGGCGGTAAAGCAACCTGTTTTCAAGCCCTATAATCAGGCACAAATTCTGGTACTCCCACCAACCCTTGAAGAATTGATCCCTTTATGGCATCCGGTCCGGGTTGTAAATGAGGTCATTAACAAGCTCAATATAGAGCCGCTTTTAAAAGCTTATCACATTAGGGGAAGTTCAAGTTATCACCCTCAAATGCTGCTTAAAGTGGTGGTTTATGGGTACGTTACCAACCTTTATTCCAGCCGTAAACTGGCGGCAGCCTGTAAGGAAAGTATTTACTTCATGTGGTTAAGTTCGATGAGCTATCCCGATCATAATACGATCAACCGTTTCCGGGGTGTGCGCTTGAAACATGCCCTGCGCAGTGTGTTTGAAGAGGTGGTAAAGCTGTTGTCGGAAGAAGGGCTGCTGAGCATAGAGGAGATTAATACGGATGGAACGAAGATCGAAGCCAATGCCAACAAGTACACCTTCGTTTGGAAGAAGTCGATTCAGACCAATAAAGAGAAGATGAAAAAGCAACTGACTGAGATATGGCAGTATGCACAACAGGTAGCCTCGGAAGAAGACAAGATGCCTGAGCCGCCTGATTTTACGGAAATTAACAGCGAAAAAGTAAAAGCTGCCGTAGATCAGCTTAACGAAAAGCTGGCCGCAAAAGATAATGCAGATAAAAAGGTGAAGGCTAAACTGAAGTATATTACTAAACATTACCCGCAGAATATAGAAAAATATGAGCATCAGGAAGAGATCCTGGGCCAAAGGAACAGCTTTAGTAAAACCGATACGGATGCTACTTTCATGCGGATGAAAGAAGACCACATGAAAAATGGTCAGTTAAAACCCGCCTATAATGTTCAGATATCTACCTCCAACCAGTTCATTGTCAATTATACCATTCATTCCAATACAACAGACACCAATACGCTGAATGCTCATTTAACGCAGCATGAAGCCAGCTTTGGCAAAGCACCTGAAAAGCTCACCGCGGATGCCGGGTACGGATCTGAAGAAAACTACACGCTGCTGGAACAAAAGCAAACCATTGCCTTTGTAAAGTATGGGATGTTCGATAAAGAGCAAAATGAAAACTACAATAACAAACAGCCTTTTGCAGCAAGCAAGCTTTTCTATAACCAGGAGAAAGATTGTTACATCTGTCCGATGGGCCGGCAGATGAATTTCATCGGGACAAGTAGAAAACGAACAAGCACCGGTTTTGAGCAAACAGTAAAAAGATACCAGGCGGGCAATTGCGCTAACTGTCCGCTCAACGGTGCTTGTCATAAATCAAGCGCCAACAGGATCATTGAGGTCAATGTAAATCTGAACCGGCTTAAGCAAAAGGCACATGAACTGTTAAACAGTGAAGAAGGCCTACAGCGGCGAAAGAAACGATGCTTTGATGTGGAACCAACTTTCGGAAACATTAAACAGAACCATGGTTTCAAAAGGTTCATGCTTCGGGGTAAGGAAAAAGTGGAGATCGAATGGGGTTTGATTGCAATTGCACAAAACTTAAGGAAAAAAGCAGGGTGA
- a CDS encoding Kelch repeat-containing protein yields MNKLFTGAFFLCLLTLFAGCSSSDDDDDLAGDWIRKSDFGGVSRRGAVSFVIDDIAYVGTGYNYGASSTDKRHLADFWSYDAARDNWDTIATFPGAPRTDAVAFSAGGKGYVGLGRNSLTDEKYKDFYEYDPGTNKWTKIADFPGAGGRYYAVSFSINNIGYVGSGTDGNNDQQDFYKYDPSKSTPGWEKISNIKTKRVMAFSFVIGNIAYVGGGQNNGALVPSFYAYDPSKDTWTRKISLYPDGDDEETKEIKENDDYNYNLQRYSAVAFSIGNYGYLTTGMGSGTSSTSWRYNPDRDLWEDVDTFEGSSRYGATGFAINGKGYITTGGGSSTSGTDDLWMFDPNASDDD; encoded by the coding sequence ATGAATAAACTTTTCACGGGCGCTTTTTTCCTTTGTTTGCTAACCCTCTTTGCAGGATGTAGCAGCAGTGATGATGACGATGATTTAGCGGGTGACTGGATCAGGAAGTCCGACTTTGGAGGTGTTTCAAGGCGGGGAGCTGTTTCTTTTGTTATCGACGATATTGCCTATGTAGGAACGGGATATAATTACGGTGCCAGTTCAACAGATAAAAGACATCTGGCCGATTTTTGGTCTTACGACGCTGCGCGCGATAATTGGGATACAATAGCAACGTTTCCTGGCGCTCCCAGAACAGATGCGGTTGCCTTTTCTGCAGGAGGAAAAGGATATGTTGGTTTAGGTCGTAATTCGCTGACCGATGAGAAATACAAGGATTTCTATGAATATGATCCGGGAACTAACAAATGGACAAAGATAGCTGATTTCCCTGGTGCTGGCGGTCGTTATTATGCTGTGTCTTTTTCCATCAATAACATCGGTTACGTCGGCAGTGGCACCGATGGGAATAATGATCAGCAGGACTTTTATAAATACGATCCATCTAAGTCAACTCCGGGATGGGAGAAAATCTCCAATATAAAAACCAAGAGGGTAATGGCATTTTCTTTCGTAATCGGCAATATCGCTTACGTGGGCGGCGGACAGAATAACGGAGCACTCGTTCCTTCTTTTTATGCCTATGATCCCTCTAAAGACACATGGACGCGCAAAATCTCTCTTTATCCTGACGGGGATGATGAAGAAACGAAGGAGATCAAGGAAAACGACGACTACAATTATAATCTGCAGCGGTATTCGGCAGTAGCATTCTCCATCGGAAATTACGGTTATTTAACTACCGGGATGGGAAGCGGAACGTCCAGCACGAGCTGGAGGTATAACCCCGACAGAGATCTATGGGAAGATGTGGATACCTTTGAGGGAAGTTCAAGATACGGAGCCACGGGATTTGCCATAAACGGAAAAGGATATATCACCACTGGCGGTGGATCGAGTACAAGTGGTACCGACGATCTGTGGATGTTTGATCCCAATGCATCCGACGATGATTAA